From the Kribbella sp. CA-293567 genome, the window GGCCGACCGGCACGATGGCGGCCGTCGTGATGCTCGGCCTGGTCGGCCCGGCCGTCCTGATCCTGCGGCGCCAGGCGAGTCCGGGCGTCTGGGGTGCGATGGTGCTGATGCTCGCGCTGGCGACGGGTACGAAGCCGACGCTGTTGCCGATCATGCTGGCCGGTTGTGTGTTCGCCGGCGGATTCGCGTGGCTCTCGGAACGCCGGGCGCCGTGGCGGGTGGTCGCTCTGGGTGGAACGGTGGCCGCTTTCCTGGTCGCTTCGTCGTTCGCGCTGACCGGGAGCACCGGAGGCAGCCGCTTCCAGTTGCTCGCCGCGCTGCGAGTGCAGCCGTACTACCAAGCCGTCACCGGCGACAAGACGTTCCCGGCGACCGGCAGTTGGGTGCTGCCATCCCTGGAGCGCGGCGATGCGCGGATGATTCTCTTCGCCGTGGTGCTGGTGGCCTATTACCTGCTGATGAACGCGCCGCGGCTACTCACCCTGTACGGGCTGCGTTCGCGCGATCCGGCGTTCTGGTGGCTCAGTGGTTGTGTTGCCGCCGGCACCGGAGTGACGCTGGTGTTCTCGCACACGGGCTACTCGGAGTACCACTTCCTCGGGGCGGTGCTGGCGCTGGGCATGGTCGGTGTGGTCGCCGTCGGGGTCAACCTGGCTGGGCACGCGAAGGTCCGCGATCTTGTCGTGGTGGCGATCGCGGGCCTGGCGACGGCGGTCGCGCTGTACTTGTTCTGGCCCACTGACACCGGAACCCACACCGTGGCGCGCGCAGCGGCGGGGCTGCTGGCGCCGTTCGGGGTGCTGGCCGTGGTGGGAGCGATCGTGATCCTCGGCGTCAACCGGACCCGGCAGGCCGCGTCGGCCGCAGTACAGGTGATGGTGCTGACGGTGGCAGCTGGTCTCCCCACCCAGTTCGTCGTGATCGGGGATGCGGTGCGGGATGCGACGAAGCCGTTGCCTGCGGCCAACGTCGAGTACCGGACGTACCTGTCCGAAGGGGAACAGAGCGCGATGCTCTGGCTGAGCAAGCATCTCGAGCCCGATGATGTGGCCGTCAGCAACGTCTTCTGCATGCCGGCGCCGTACCGGCCGGGCTGCCCGAACGACGCGTACTGGATGTCAGGGCTGAGCGGTGTGCAGCTGTGGATGGGTGGCTGGGCCTATGCGCCGGCCAACCTGGCCGCAACGGATCACCGGCGTAGCTTTTTGTTGCAGCAGTCGCCCTGGCCGGATCGCGTGCTGGACAGCCGGATCGCGGTCGAGAAGCCGTCCGAACAGCATCTGGCGAAGCTGGCCGGCGACGTCGGCATCACCCTGATCATCGGCGACCTGCGAGCCGGACCGGTCTCCCCGAAGCTCGATCAGCTGGCCATCCCCGTCTACAGCAATCAGGACATCAAGATCTATCGCCTGAAATAACTCCCGTAGCAACTCAGTAGGCTGTTCCTCATGTCTACCGACGGTGTGGAGGTCGAACGCCCGACGCGGGAACGTGCTGCCATCGGGGAGGACGGCCGGTCCCGCGACCGCAGCCGGCCCGCGGTGCCGGATCCGTTGCCGATGAGCGTGGTCGACGCGCACTGCCATCTGGACATCGCCGACGGCGAGGACGGCAACTGGCTGGCGGCCGCCGAGGCGATCAAGCTGGCCGGATCGGTCGGCGTCACCCGGATCGTCCAGGTCGGCTGTGACCTGCCCGGCGCGGTCTGGGCGGTGGAGGCCGCCGAGCAGTACCCGAACCTGATCGCGGGGATCGCCCTGCACCCGAACGAGGCGCCGAAGCTGCAGGCCGCCGGCCGGCTGGACAGCGCGCTGGCCGAGATCGAGCGGCTGACCACCTCGTCGGCCAAGGTCCGGGTGATCGGTGAGACCGGGCTGGACTACTTCCGCACCGGGGAGGACGGGCGGGCCGCGCAGCACGAGTCGTTCGCGGCGCACATCGACCTGGCCAAGCGGCTCGACAAGACGCTGATGATCCACGACCGGGACGCGCACGACGACATCCTGAAGATCCTGGACCGCGAAGGCGTGCCGGACCGGCTGGTGATGCACTGCTTCTCCGGCGACACCGAGTTCGCCCGCGAATGCGTCAACCGGGGTGCGTTCCTGAGCTTCGCCGGCGTGATCACCTTCAAGAACGCGCAGTCGCTGCGGGACGCGCTGGCCGTGACGCCGCTGGACCGGGTGCTGGTGGAGACGGACGCGCCGTACCTGACGCCCTCACCGCATCGCGGGCAGCCGAACGCGTCGTACCTGATCCCGCACACGGTCCGGAAGATGGCCGGGGTGCTGAACATTTCTGTCGCCGAGCTGTGCCAGGCGCTGTCGGACAACTCCGACCGCGCTTTCGGGGGGTCCTGGTAATGGAGTTCAGTGAGGTCGTCCGCCGGCGCCGGATGGTTCGCAACTACGACCCGGACCGGCCGGTGCCGGCGGAGATCCGCGAGCGGATCCTGGAGAACGGGCTGCGGGCGCCGTCGGGCGGGTTCAGCCAGGGCTGGGCGTTCCTGACCCTGGAGGGCGACGACCGGGAGCGGTACTGGGGAATCGCGGCCGCGAATCCGGACCAGAAGTATGTGGAGTGGATCACAGGGTTGCGGCGGGCGCCGCTGCTGATCTTCGCCTTCGCGCACAAGGACGCGTACCTCGACCGGTACACCGAACCGGACAAGGGCTGGACCGACCGCGACGAGAAGCACTGGACGGCGCCGTACTGGTACATCGACACCGGGATGGCGGCCCTGCTGATGTTGCAGACAGTGGTCGACGAAGGCTTGGGTGCTTGCCTTTTCGGGCCGCCGGCGGACAAGGTTGCCGAGCTCAAGCACGAGTTCGGCGTACCGGACGGGTTCGACCCGATCGGGGTCATCTCGATCGGCTACCGGGCCCCGGACAAACGGTCGCCGTCGCTCAAGCGCGGACGTCGCAGTACTGCCGAAGTGGTGCACCGCGGGCAGTGGGGTCGTCACCAGCCGTGAACGGCCCGTTACACCTTTTCTCGCCGCGCCGACCAGAGGATTGGCGCTTCGGGGAGTTCTTCGTTACTGTCTCGTGACGTTGGCCGGGATCGGGGAAGATTCCGGGTGGCACGCCCCTCGGCGGTAGACCGTGGTTTCCGGAGCCCCTGTGCCCGGCATGCGCGGCCTGGTGCCTGTGCCGCTCCACCCCGTGCCCGGGTAGCTCTACCTGGGAGCGTTAGTGCGTAAGTCCATCATCGCGGCCGTGGGCGCCACGGCTGTGTTTGCCGTCGTGGGCGGCTCTGTGGCCTATGCGACCAAGAGCAAGACCGTCAGCGTCTCCATCGACGGGCAGGTGCAGAAGGTGCATACCTTCGGCTCCACCGTCGGAGACGCCCTGAAGGCGGAGAAGATCACCGTTTCCGAGCGAGACGTGGTCGCCCCCGCACTCGACGCCAAGCTGCAGGACGGGCAGGAGATCGCGGTGCAGTACGGCCGCCAGCTCACCGTCACCGCGGATGGCTCGAAGAAGACTTTCTGGACCACGGCCGACGACCTCACCGAGGCGATGACCGACCTCGGCCTGCGGTACGAGGGCGCGGTCTTCTCCACCAGCCGGAGCGCCCCGATCGGGCGCGAAGGCCTGGAGCTGACCGTCCGCACCCCGAAGACGCTGCAGATCGTCCGCGCGGGCAAGGCCGTCGCGGTGAAGTCGATGGCGGCGACCGTGGGCGAGGCGCTGACCAGCGCCAAGATCCCGTTCGACGCCGACGACCGGATCGTCCCGGCCGCGGCCACCGCACTGAAGCCGGGCAGCCTGACCAAGGTCGTCGTGGTCAAGGTCGACACCCGCACGATCACCGAGAAGCAGGCGATCGCGTTCGGGAAGAAGGAGACCAAGGACGCCAAGCTCGAAGAGGGCGAGACCAAGACGACCGCCAAGGGCGTCGCGGGCTCCAAGTCGATCAAGTACCTGGTCACCTACCTGGACGGCAAGCTGTCGAGCAAGAAGCTCGTCTCCAGCGAGGTCGTCACCAAGCCCGTCGACGAGCTCGTCACGGTCGGCACCAAGCCGAAGCCGGAAGAGCCTGCCGACGAGCCCGCCACCGATGACGAGCCCCCGGCCACCGGCAACGCCGGCGCCTGGGACCGGATCGCCGCCTGTGAGTCGGGCGGCAACTGGAAGGCCAACACCGGCAACGGGTACTACGGCGGCCTGCAGTTCGGTCACGGCACCTGGGCCGCCTACGGCGGAACGGCGTACGCCGAGAACGCTCACCAGGCGTCCAAGGCGCAGCAGATCGCGATCGCCGAGAAGGTGCGCGCGGCCCGCGGCGGCTACGGTGACTGGCCCCACTGTGGCAAGAAGGCCTGATTCCGGTCCCTCTCTGCCAGACTGGCGCCTGTGACCAGCGCTGATTCGTCCACTTCCGCCGGACCGAGACTTCTCGGTCCGGCGGAAGTGCGTTCACTGGCTGCCCGGCTCGGGGTTCGCCCGACCAAGCAGCGCGGCCAGAACTTCGTCATCGACCCGAACACGGTCCGCCGGATCGTCCGGGCCGCGGAGCTGTCCGAGGACGGGGAGACGGTGCTGGAGGTCGGGCCCGGTCTCGGCTCCCTGACGCTGGCACTGCTTGCCGAGGGCCACCGAGTCACGGCGGTCGAGATCGACTCGGTGCTGGCGGAAGCGCTGCCGGCCACCATCGCGGAGTACGCGCCGAACCAGGCCGCCGCGCTGACCGTGGTCGAGGCGGACGCGATGACCGTCGTACCGGCTCAGATCGGCTCTCCTGACGCCTGTGTGGCCAACCTGCCCTACAACGTCGCCGTACCGGTCCTGCTGCACCTGCTGGCCATCGCGCCGTCGCTGCGGCACGGGCTGGTGATGGTCCAGTCCGAGGTGGCCGACCGGTTGGCCGCGCCGCCCGGTTCGCGCACGTACGGCATTCCGTCGGCCAAGGCCGCCTGGTACGCCGACGTACGCCGCGCCGGCCCGATCGGCCGCAACGTCTTCTGGCCCGCGCCGAACGTCGACTCCGGCCTGGTCGCCTTCACCCGCCACGAGCCGCCGGTGACCGCGGCCCCGCGGGAAGAGGTCTTCGCGGTGATCGATGCTGCGTTCTCGCAGCGCCGCAAGACCGTCCGCTCGGCCCTGGCCCGCTGGATGCCGGACCGCGAGCGGCTGGATGCCGCCCTGGCCACCGCTGGGGTCGACCCGTCCCTGCGCGGCGAGATGCTCGGCATCGAGGAGTTCGCCGCGATCGCCGGTGCGGGGCACTAGCCTGTGCCCGTGTCAGCTCATCAGGTGACGGTCCGGTCGCCGGCCAAGATCAATCTCGGTCTGTCCGTCGGCCCGCCGCGCCCGGACGGCTTCCATCCGCTCGCGACCGTCTACCAGGCCGTTGCCCTGTACGACGATGTGACCGCGACCCTGCGCGACGACGCCGAGATCACCGTCGAGGTGCTCGGCGACTTCGCGGCCGACGTACCGACCGACAGTTCGAACCTCGCCGTCCGGGCGGCGCGGACGCTGCAGACGGAGTACGACGTCGAAGAGGGCGTCGACCTCACGATCCGCAAGACGATCCCGGTCGCCGGTGGAATGGCCGGCGGCTCGACCGACGCGGCCGCGACGCTGGTCGCCTGCAACCGGCTGTGGGGACTCGGGTTGGCGCAGCCGGAGCTGGAACGCATCGCGGCCGACCTGGGCAGCGACGTACCGTTCTGCCTGGTCGGCCACACCGCGCTCGGCCGCGGCCGCGGCGAACTGGTCACCGAGGTGATGTCGCGCGGCACGTTCCACTGGGTCTTCGCGATCGCCGAAGGCGGCCTGTCCACTCCCGCGGTGTACCAGGAACTCGACCGCCTGCGCCCGCTCCGCCGGGTCGAGCCGCCAGAGGTCCACCCCGAACTCCTCACCGCCCTCCTCTCCGGCAGCGCCGCCGCGCTGGCAGTTGCCCTGAGCAACGACATGCAGGCCGCCGCGCTGTCCCTGCGCCCCGAACTGGCCGACACCCTGCAGTTCGGCCTCGACCAAGGCGCCCTCGCCGCGATGATCTCCGGCTCGGGGCCGACCTGCCTCTTCCTCGCCGGCGACAGCCGCCGAGCCGTCGACCTCGCTGTGGAGCTGGCCGAATCGGGCCTGTGCCGGATGGTGCGTCAGGCCGAAGGGCCAGTACCTGGGGCTCGGATTCTGCCGAGTTCTGTCAGTCGCTGATCCCCCGCGCACCCGCTGCTTGCTCGCTCCTACGTTGCCGGTGATTCTCCTGCGTGGCACCGAAGCAGTTGCTGCTACGCCGAGTGCGCGCTGCTGCATCGAGTGCACTCCGCTGCGTCGCAGGAACCCGCTCCGGCGCTGCAGAAGCCCGCTCTTGCCTCGCGTGTGCACGCTCTCGCGTCGCAGGTATACGCTCTAGCGCCGCGAGCACCAGGACGGAGCTAAGAAGCCAATTGCTCGCTGGAAGGGCGGGTCGGTTCGACATCCGGTTCCCGCGGGTTGATCTCGCTCCACACGGCATCCAGGGAGAGGCCGAGGACGTCGGCGATGGCGGCGATGGTCGGGAAGGCGGGGGTTGCTACCCGGCCGGTCTCGATCTTGCGGAGGGTTTCGGGGGAGACGCCGGCGTCGAGGGCTGTCTCGAGCATCGAGCGGTCACCGCGGGCGCGACGCAGCAGGGAGCCGAGGCGTTGTCCGCGCTCGACCTCCGCGGGGGTGAGCGGCAGTCTGACCATGACCCGATGATAGTACCGGGATAGTATGGCCGGTATAGTTATTGGTACACAGAGAGGCAGTGCATGATCGAGATCCTGAACCCCACCGAAGTGAGCCGGGCCAAAGAGACCGGCGCGCTGGTCGCCACCATCCTGCAGACGCTGAAGAGCCGCAGTACGGTCGGCACGAACCTGCTGGAGATCGACCAGTGGGCCAAGGCCATGATCCTCGAAGCGGGCGCGCAGTCCTGCTACGTCGACTATGCGCCGTCCTTCGGGCGCGGGCCGTTCGGCCACTACATCTGTACGGGCGTGAACGACGCCGTGCTGCACGGGCTCCCGCACGACTACGCCCTGGCCGACGGCGACCTGTTGTCGCTCGACCTCGCCGTCCTGCTGGACGGAGTCGCCGCGGACTCGGCGATCAGCTTCATCGTGGGCGAGTCGAAGCCCGCCGAGAGCGTTGCGCTGATCGACGCGACCGAACGCGCCCTGGCGGCCGGCATCGCCGCTGCCCGCCCGGGAGCTCGCATCGGCGATCTCTCCCACGCGATCGGCACCGTCCTCAGCGCCGCGGGGTACTCGATCAACACCGAGTTCGGCGGCCACGGCATCGGCTCGACCATGCACCAGGACCCGCACGTCTCGAACACCGGCCGCGCCGGCCGCGGCTACAAACTGCGCCCCGGCCTCCTGCTCGCGCTGGAGCCCTGGGTGATGGTGGACACCGCGGAGCTGGTCACGGACGACGACGGCTGGACGCTCCGCAGCGTTACCGGCTGCCGAACCGCCCACAGCGAGCACACCATCGCGATCACCGACACCGGAGCCGAGATTCTCACCTTGCCGAAGCAGTAAGAGCTGGAGCGAGCGGGCGTAATACCTGCTAGTCGCCGCGGGCGAGATGTTCGAGGATCAGCGTACGGCGTCGGCCGTCGTCGTACTGGGTGCTGATGGCCAGCGCTTCTTCGTGGTGGGCGATCGCGGTCTGCCTATCGCCCAGCAGGTGGTGGGTGGTGCCGAGTTCATCGAGGGATTCGGCCAGCTGCACTTGGTCGTTGAGGGCGCGGAACTTGCTCACCGCCTGACCGAGCTGGTCGATCGCCGCCGGGAGGTCGCCGGTCTCGCGGTAGGCGACGCCGGAGCCGAGCAGGGCGATCGCCAGGTGGTGGTCGGACCGGTGATCGATGCTCAGGGCAATGGATCTGTCGTACGCCGCCCGCTGGGCCGCGGCCCTGCCCAGCTTCCCCTCGGAGTTGCCGATGTTGAAGTAGGCCAGCGCTTCGCCGAGAGGGTCGTCGAGTTTCTGGTAGGTCCGGAGCGCGTGTTCGCCGCAGTGGATCGCTTCCTGGTACTCGCCGAGCAGGTCGAGCACGTGGCTCAGGTTGGCCAGCGCCATCGCGGAGCCGCGGTACTCCGCCAGTTCGTCGAAGAGCCGGAGGCTGTGCTGCAACTCGGCGACGCAGTCGTCCACGGGACCGGCGCCGGCCTTGGCCAGGTCGAAGAGCACCAGGCCGAGATCGTTGCGCAGGAAACCTTCGGCGTACGGGTCGTCGCCGGCCACCGCGAGCGCCGTACGGTAGATCTTGAGGCAGTCCAGCCAATGGCCGCGCGTCGCGTAGAAGGTGTGCAGGCCGATCGCCAGCCGCAGGATCGACACGGCGGGGACGCCGTCGGTCCGCGCGGCCTGGGTGATCAGGGCGACCAGATGCGGGCGCTGCCCGTTGAGCCAGCTGAGTGCCGAGCTCATGTCCTCGTACTGCGGTCCGCCGAGCGCGACCGGCGTACGGGACCGGAACCATGGCAGCCGGCCCGCGTTCGGAAAGGCATGTTCGAGCGCCTGCCAGGCCGCGGAGGCATGCAGATCGACAACCCGGGTGATGGCCGCGGCCCGGTCCGGCGCGGAGATGGTCGACTGCGCGCGATCCTTCGCATAAACCCGCAACAGGTCGTGCAGCCGGTACCGACCGGGCGCCAGCGACTCCAGCAGATGCAGATCGCAGAGATCTTCGAGCGCATCGGTCGCCGTGTACAGGTCGGAGTCGAGCAGCCTGGCCACGATCTCGACGGTCAGGTCCTGCACCTCCGGTACGCCGAACAGCGCGAACGCCGCCGCGGCCCGACGATCCCGCGCACTGTCGCTGGCCAGCAGATCGTCGATCGAGACGTCGAAGCCGGCCCGTACGCCGACCTCGTGGGTCTCCAGCTGATCGAGTCGATGACGCTCGTCCTGCAGCAGACCGGCGAGATGGGCGAGCGGCCAGGTAAGTCTGGCGGCGAGCCGGCCGGCCGCGATGCGCAGGGCGAGGGGAAGCAGGCCGCAGGCATCCAGGATCAGTTCGGCGGACTCGGGCTCGGCGTCGACACGGGGGCTGCCGACGGTCGCGCGGAGCAGCTCCAGTCCTTCGGCGCGGGACAGCAGACCGAGCCTGACCACGCGTGCGCCTGGAAGGCCGGAGAGGTCGTGGCGGCTGGTGACGAGAACGGCTGAGCGACCCGTGCCGGGCAGGAGCGGCGCGACCTGGGCAGCGTTGCGGGCGTTGTCGAGCAGGATGAGGGCCCGGCGGTCGGCGAGCAGCGTCCTGAGTCGTGCGGCCGCTTGGTCCACGCGAAGCGGGATCTCCTGACCGGACAGACCGAAGGATCGCAGCAGATAGTCCAGCGCCTCGATCGGCGCGACCGGATCGTCGGAGCTGTAGCCCTGCAGATCGAGATACACCTGCCCGTCCGGATACTGCTCGGCAGCATCATGTGCCGCCCGTACGGCGAGCGTCGTCTTTCCCACCCCACCCATCCCTGTCACCGCCGCAACCGCCGGCCCGGCATCGTCCCTGAGCGCCGCCCGCAAGGCTTCGAGATCCGCGACCCGTCCCGTGAACCCGAGGTCAGCCAGCGGCAACTGCTGCGGACTCCGCGCCGGAGCGTCGGCCAAAGCGATGCTCTGCCCGCCGACCGGTCCGGTATCCGCCCCGCCATCCACCGACCCGGCGGGCCCATTGGCAACGCCCGCCCCACCTCCACCCCGTCGCCGGGCGGCAGTCGCGAAGATCTCCCGCTCCTCCGCGCCCAACCCGAGTGCGTACGCGAGCGCATCGACGGTCGCCCGCCGGGGATAGCGGCGAACCCCTCGCTCGAGCGCGCCGATGGCGGCCAGGCTCACCCCCGCCTTGGCGGCCAGCTGCTCCTGAGTCAGCCCGCCGGCCCTGCGGTGCCGGTGGAGCAGAGCCCCGAACTCCATCCGCCGTCCTCCCAGCAAAACTCGGTCGCCAACGTCCGGACTGCAGGTTATCGTCGCAAGCGTCAACGGTCCGCAGTACGACGACAAGGAGCTCCAGATGCGCCGGGTATCGGTCCACGCCATCACTCCTGATCGCTGCGACGCACCCGCGAGGACCTTTGAACACCTTGACGATGGGCATTCTGGCGCATGTCGACGCCGGTAAGACCAGCCTGACCGAACGCCTGCTGTACGCCGCCGGCGTGATCGACCACGTCGGCCGCGTGGACGACGGCAACACCCGCACCGACTCGATGGAGCTCGAACGCCGGCGCGGGATCACCATCCGCTCGGCCGTGGTCTCGTTCGAGCTCGGCGACCTGACGGTCAACCTGATCGACACCCCGGGCCACTCCGACTTCATCGCCGAGGTCGAGCGCGCGCTGTCCGTGCTGGACGGCGCCGTGCTGGTGATCTCGGCGGTCGAGGGCGTTCAGGTGCAGACCCGGTTGCTGATGCGCACGCTCGGCCGCCTGCGCATCCCGACTTTGCTGTTCGTGAACAAGATCGACCGGATGGGCGCCCGGTACGACGAGCTGCTCGCCGACATCGCCCGGCTCCTCACCCCGGCCGCGGTGCCGATGGGCTCGGTGGCCGGCCTCGGCACGCGCACGGCGCGGTACTGGCCGTTTCCGCCCGTGCGGCCGGCGCTGGGTGAGTTGCTTGCTAATGGCAACGACATCTTCTGCGCGGGCTACCTCGACGACCTGCTCGGCGAAGACGACTACCGCCGTGAGCTGTCCGAGCAGGTACGCCGTGCGCGGGTGCATCCCGTGTACTTCGGCTCGGCCATGACCGGTGAAGGTGTCGCCGACCTGATCGACGGCATCCGAGAGTGGTTGCCGCGAGCAACCGGACGGCCGGCTGAACCGTTGCGCGCCTCGGTTTTCAAGGTCGAGCGCGGTACGGCGGGGGAGCGGATCGCGTCGGCCCGGGTGTTCGCCGGTCAGCTGCACGCGCGGCAGCCGATCGACGTGCACCGCGGCAGCACGCAGTACGAGGTGAAGCCGACGGCGGTCCGCGTCTTCGAGCGAGGTGGGACGCGCCCGGTCGAGTGCGCGGAAGCCGGCCGGATCGTCGCGCTCCGAGGGCTCAAGCAGGTGCAGATCGGCGACCAGCTCGGGACGCCGACCGGCCCGGACGCTCACCTCTTCGCCCCACCCACGCTGGAGACCGCCGTCCTCGCGGCGGATCGGGTCAAGCTCTTCCAGGCGCTGCAGCAGCTGGCCGAGCAGGACCCGCTGATCCGGGTTCGCAAGAACCCGTTCGGGCAGCTCTCGGTGAACCTCTACGGCGAGGTTCAGAAGGAGGTGATCGCGTCGCTGCTGCAGGACGAGTACGGGCTCGCGGTCACCTTCAGTGAGACGACGCCGATCCACATCGAACGCCCGGTCCGCATCGGTACGGCGGTTCGCGGGATCGGTGACCCCGGCAATCCGTGGTGCGCGGCCGTCGGCTTCCGCGTCTCGCCTGCCCCGGTCGGTACAGGAATCGGCTACCGGATGGAGGTCGAGCTCGGCGCCCTGCCGCGAGCGTTCCACAACGCGATCGAGGAGACTGCGCGAGCCGCTCTCGAGCAGGGCCTGTCCGGCTGGGAGGTGCTCGACTGCCGGGTCGACCTCATCCACACCCGGTACTCCGCGCCGGTGACGGTTGCCGCGGACTTCCGGCGTCTTGTGCCGCTGGTGCTCATGCAAGCGCTTCAACAGGCGGGCACCCGGGTCTACGAGCCGGTCAACAGCTTCGAGCTGGAGCTGCCACCCGACGCCGTCTCATCGGTCATCTCCAAGCTCGCCGAGGCGGGCGCGACCCTGGAGAACACTGTGGTCGCGCCGGAGCGAACGACCCTGACCGGCCTGATCCCCGCCAGCCGGGTGCACTCCTTCGAGGCACAGCTGCCCGGCCTCACTCACGGTGAAGGTGTCCTACTCGCTGTCTTCAGCGGCTACCATCCGGTCCCTGGACACCCGCCGGTCCGTCCCCGCACGGACGGCAACCCGCTGAACCACGGCGAATACCTGCTCCACCTGAACCAGTCGAGCTGAGCTGGACCACGGCCGCCGTTCGGCGGCCGTGGTCCACCGGCTTCAAGTACTGAACTACGCTTGAGGGGATATGGCCGCCACTCCTGCACCCAACCTCGTCAATCTCGAAGCCGTCTCCAAAGGCTTCGGAACCCGCACCCTGCTCGACCGGGTGACCCTCGGCATCGGCCGGGGCGAACGGATCGGGGTGGTCGGGCGGAACGGGGACGGGAAGTCCACGCTGCTGCGGCTGCTCGCCCGGGAAGAGACCCCCGACAGCGGGCGGATCACCCACAACCGTGACCTGCGGCTGGGCTTCCTCGGACAGGCCGACAGCCTGGACCCGGAGATGACCGTCGCGCACGCCGTACTGGGTGATGTCGAGACCTACACCTGGGCCGCCGACCCGCGCGCCCGTGAGGTGATGGAGCAACTGCTCGGTGGCGTCGACCACGAAGCCCTGGTCGGCACCCTCAGCGGCGGTGAGCGCCGGCGGGCGTCGCTGGCCCAGCTGCTGATGACCGAGGTCGACCTGCTGATCCTCGACGAGCCCACCAACCACCTCGACATCGAGGCGGTCAACTGGCTCGCGCAGCACGTCGTGGACCGGGCCGGCGCCCTGCTCGTCGTCACCCACGACCGGTGGTTCC encodes:
- a CDS encoding elongation factor G produces the protein MGILAHVDAGKTSLTERLLYAAGVIDHVGRVDDGNTRTDSMELERRRGITIRSAVVSFELGDLTVNLIDTPGHSDFIAEVERALSVLDGAVLVISAVEGVQVQTRLLMRTLGRLRIPTLLFVNKIDRMGARYDELLADIARLLTPAAVPMGSVAGLGTRTARYWPFPPVRPALGELLANGNDIFCAGYLDDLLGEDDYRRELSEQVRRARVHPVYFGSAMTGEGVADLIDGIREWLPRATGRPAEPLRASVFKVERGTAGERIASARVFAGQLHARQPIDVHRGSTQYEVKPTAVRVFERGGTRPVECAEAGRIVALRGLKQVQIGDQLGTPTGPDAHLFAPPTLETAVLAADRVKLFQALQQLAEQDPLIRVRKNPFGQLSVNLYGEVQKEVIASLLQDEYGLAVTFSETTPIHIERPVRIGTAVRGIGDPGNPWCAAVGFRVSPAPVGTGIGYRMEVELGALPRAFHNAIEETARAALEQGLSGWEVLDCRVDLIHTRYSAPVTVAADFRRLVPLVLMQALQQAGTRVYEPVNSFELELPPDAVSSVISKLAEAGATLENTVVAPERTTLTGLIPASRVHSFEAQLPGLTHGEGVLLAVFSGYHPVPGHPPVRPRTDGNPLNHGEYLLHLNQSS